A region from the Pelobates fuscus isolate aPelFus1 chromosome 3, aPelFus1.pri, whole genome shotgun sequence genome encodes:
- the PYROXD1 gene encoding pyridine nucleotide-disulfide oxidoreductase domain-containing protein 1 isoform X1: MAAELGGLLVIGGGISGVTCTEHLASQFPAEDVYLITASPLIKAVTNLKQVSRVLEEFDVTEQISTELERQYPNIKVVQSAVSELKCDEKKIITKDGSEYFYKKLCVCAGAKPKLIDQGNPYVLGIRDTDSAQEFQRHLANARRVVIVGNGGIALELVYEIEGCEVIWAIKDKSIGNTFFDAGAAQFLISQLRADKAATSLTCKRSRYTMDVPASRNDSSVGSALGPDWHEGLKLKATEEFSHCVHVEAECEVKQIFLQEEFKTLNMTTFSPPHKDGSRTPDPTSWPVYVQLTNGNTYGCDFLVSATGVVPNIEPFICGNNFDLGEDGGLRVNEHMRTSLPDIYAAGDICTASWKRSALWQQMRLWTQARQMGWYAAKCITADLLGQDIEMDFCFELFAHITKFFNYKVILLGKYNAQGLGTDHELLLRCTKGMEYVKVVMQNGRMMGAVLIGETDLEETFENLILNQMDLSQYGENLLDPNIDIEDYFD; the protein is encoded by the exons ATGGCGGCCGAGCTGGGCGGATTGCTGGTGATTGGAGGCGGAATCTCCGGAGTGACCTGCACCGAGCAC cTTGCATCTCAGTTTCCTGCAGAAGATGTGTATCTGATAACAGCCTCTCCGTTAATTAAGGCAGTGACCAATTTAAAGCAG GTTTCAAGGGTTTTGGAAGAGTTTGATGTTACAGAACAGATCAGCACAGAATTGGAAAGACAATATCCAAATATTAAGGTGGTTCAGTCAGCGGTGAGCGAGCTGAAATGTGATGAGAAG aaAATAATCACTAAAGATGGATCTGAGTATTTCTACAAAAagctgtgtgtttgtgctggagcAAAACCTAAATTAATTGACCAAGGAAACCCCTATGTGCTGGGAATACGCGACACAGACAGTGCGCAG GAGTTTCAGAGGCATCTCGCCAATGCCAGGCGGGTGGTGATTGTGGGAAATGGAGGCATCGCACTGGAATTGGT CTATGAGATCGAGGGCTGTGAGGTCATCTGGGCCATTAAAGACAAATCTATCGGAAACACTTTCTTTGACGCTGGAGCAGCACAATTTCTAATCTCACAGCTCAGAGCTGATAAGGCAGCAACGTCTCTGACCTGCAAGAGAAGCCGTTACACAATGGATGTCCCTGCCA GCAGGAATGACTCCTCGGTGGGCAGCGCTCTGGGTCCAGACTGGCACGAAGGGCTGAAGCTTAAAGCCACAGAGGAG TTTTCCCATTGTGTTCATGTAGAGGCTGAATGTGAGGTGAAGCAAATTTTTCTTCAAGAGGAGTTTAAAACATTGAACATGACCACATTTTCTCcaccacacaaagatggcagccGCACTCCAGACCCCA CCTCGTGGCCGGTTTACGTCCAGCTAACCAATGGAAATACTTATGGCTGCGACTTTCTAGTCAGTGCCACAGGAGTGGTTCCTAATATCGAGCCCTTCATCTGCGGTAACAAT tttgatttagGGGAAGACGGAGGTTTGAGGGTTAATGAGCACATGCGTACATCGCTGCCAGACATATACGCGGCTGGCGACATCTGCACGGCGTCCTGGAAGCGAAGCGCCTTGTGGCAGCAG ATGAGATTGTGGACTCAAGCCCGCCAGATGGGATGGTACGCTGCGAAGTGCATTACTGCAGATCTCCTGGGACAAGACATTGAAATGGATTTCTGCTTTGAACTGTTTGCACACATTACCAAATTCTTTAATTATAAG gtAATCTTGTTGGGAAAATACAACGCCCAAGGGCTCGGGACCGACCATGAGCTGCTGCTGAGGTGCACAAAAGGCATGGAGTATGTAAAAGTGGTTATGCAGAATGGACGGATGATGGGTGCCGTATTAATTGGGGAAACGGATTTGGAAGAAACCTTTGAAAACCTAATTTTAAACCAAATGGATCTTTCACAATATGGAGAAAATCTTCTGGATCCAAACATTGACATCGAAGATTATTTCGATTAA
- the PYROXD1 gene encoding pyridine nucleotide-disulfide oxidoreductase domain-containing protein 1 isoform X2, with product MAAELGGLLVIGGGISGVTCTEHLASQFPAEDVYLITASPLIKAVTNLKQVSRVLEEFDVTEQISTELERQYPNIKVVQSAVSELKCDEKKIITKDGSEYFYKKLCVCAGAKPKLIDQGNPYVLGIRDTDSAQEFQRHLANARRVVIVGNGGIALELVYEIEGCEVIWAIKDKSIGNTFFDAGAAQFLISQLRADKAATSLTCKRSRYTMDVPATSWPVYVQLTNGNTYGCDFLVSATGVVPNIEPFICGNNFDLGEDGGLRVNEHMRTSLPDIYAAGDICTASWKRSALWQQMRLWTQARQMGWYAAKCITADLLGQDIEMDFCFELFAHITKFFNYKVILLGKYNAQGLGTDHELLLRCTKGMEYVKVVMQNGRMMGAVLIGETDLEETFENLILNQMDLSQYGENLLDPNIDIEDYFD from the exons ATGGCGGCCGAGCTGGGCGGATTGCTGGTGATTGGAGGCGGAATCTCCGGAGTGACCTGCACCGAGCAC cTTGCATCTCAGTTTCCTGCAGAAGATGTGTATCTGATAACAGCCTCTCCGTTAATTAAGGCAGTGACCAATTTAAAGCAG GTTTCAAGGGTTTTGGAAGAGTTTGATGTTACAGAACAGATCAGCACAGAATTGGAAAGACAATATCCAAATATTAAGGTGGTTCAGTCAGCGGTGAGCGAGCTGAAATGTGATGAGAAG aaAATAATCACTAAAGATGGATCTGAGTATTTCTACAAAAagctgtgtgtttgtgctggagcAAAACCTAAATTAATTGACCAAGGAAACCCCTATGTGCTGGGAATACGCGACACAGACAGTGCGCAG GAGTTTCAGAGGCATCTCGCCAATGCCAGGCGGGTGGTGATTGTGGGAAATGGAGGCATCGCACTGGAATTGGT CTATGAGATCGAGGGCTGTGAGGTCATCTGGGCCATTAAAGACAAATCTATCGGAAACACTTTCTTTGACGCTGGAGCAGCACAATTTCTAATCTCACAGCTCAGAGCTGATAAGGCAGCAACGTCTCTGACCTGCAAGAGAAGCCGTTACACAATGGATGTCCCTGCCA CCTCGTGGCCGGTTTACGTCCAGCTAACCAATGGAAATACTTATGGCTGCGACTTTCTAGTCAGTGCCACAGGAGTGGTTCCTAATATCGAGCCCTTCATCTGCGGTAACAAT tttgatttagGGGAAGACGGAGGTTTGAGGGTTAATGAGCACATGCGTACATCGCTGCCAGACATATACGCGGCTGGCGACATCTGCACGGCGTCCTGGAAGCGAAGCGCCTTGTGGCAGCAG ATGAGATTGTGGACTCAAGCCCGCCAGATGGGATGGTACGCTGCGAAGTGCATTACTGCAGATCTCCTGGGACAAGACATTGAAATGGATTTCTGCTTTGAACTGTTTGCACACATTACCAAATTCTTTAATTATAAG gtAATCTTGTTGGGAAAATACAACGCCCAAGGGCTCGGGACCGACCATGAGCTGCTGCTGAGGTGCACAAAAGGCATGGAGTATGTAAAAGTGGTTATGCAGAATGGACGGATGATGGGTGCCGTATTAATTGGGGAAACGGATTTGGAAGAAACCTTTGAAAACCTAATTTTAAACCAAATGGATCTTTCACAATATGGAGAAAATCTTCTGGATCCAAACATTGACATCGAAGATTATTTCGATTAA